A genome region from Gadus macrocephalus chromosome 15, ASM3116895v1 includes the following:
- the cog2 gene encoding conserved oligomeric Golgi complex subunit 2, with the protein MNLPKAPDSLCFDKDVFMKDDFDVDQFVADCRKQVQLEEMREDLEMYYKLLKTAMVELINKDYADFVNLSTNLVGMDKALNQLSVPLGQLREEVMSLRSCVSGVIEDIDGHLAKQEDLQKKKVCVLRLIQVVRSVEKIEKILHTQNTKESSSLESSSPLLAGQILERIATEFNQLQFHAIQSKGLPLLDKIRPRIAGITSMLQQSLEDVLIQGLQTANLEMVRHCLRTYATIDKTRDAEALVGQVLVKPYMDQVIVEDLVKANPNGLQLMYSRLLEFVPHHCRLLREVTGGAVSSDKADMVPGYDFLVNSVWPEIIRGIEERMAYLFNPGNPDVFYERYTASMEFVRRFERQCSSQASVKRLRVHPTCTSFHSKWNLPVYFQLRYKEIAGSLENAISDGLEAAPAGSAYHLKVSEVLWSCLKRCWSDGIYMAPLVHRFWKITLQLYSRYSKFLHEVLTKTPCPEATKEPARPLPSSASSTSSRASLDEGGSEGGIPASLSTKKLVYIAADIQKLQEQIPDLMEIVRQRLEAVGFKNFTVIEAALGDSKASLSGSTPTLNARMTQHLSERCSRYLKSASEVPRLYRRTNKEVPVRASAYMDNALRPLHQLLTDSSGLVDPATAQDWLRVTLCDCTQRYYETISEVLSSVRKMEESLKRLKQARKGAATVTTTGTNGGLTDDGKIRLQLTLDVQYLGEQIEKMGLQPSQISMFSTLTELVQEARDLAEQNQ; encoded by the exons ATGAATTTACCGAAGGCCCCCGATTCTCTGTGCTTCGACAAGGACGTTTTTATGAAA GATGACTTTGACGTGGATCAGTTCGTGGCTGATTGTCGCAAGCAGGTTCAGCTGGAAGAGATGCGAGAGGATCTGGAGATGTACTACAAGTTACTGAAGACCGCTATGGTGGAGCTCATCAACAAAGACTATGCAGACTTTGTCAACCTTTCCACCAACCTG GTCGGAATGGACAAAGCCTTGAATCAGCTCTCCGTCCCCCTGGGCCAGTTACGAGAAGAAGTGATG AGCCTTCGTTCCTGTGTGAGTGGGGTGATTGAGGACATTGACGGCCATCTGGCAAAACAAGAGGACCTGcagaaaaaaaag GTGTGCGTGCTGAGGCTGATCCAGGTGGTGCGCTCAGTGGAGAAGATTGAGAAGAttctgcacacacagaacaccaaGGAGTCCAGCTCCCTGGAGAGCAGCAG TCCTCTACTTGCAGGTCAGATCCTTGAAAGAATCGCTACAGAGTTTAACCAGCTCCAGTTCCATGCAATACAGAGCAAAGGCTTGCCCCTGCTGGACAAAATAAGACCT CGCATCGCGGGCATCACCTCGATGCTGCAGCAGTCCCTGGAGGACGTGCTGATCCAGGGGCTGCAGACGGCCAACCTTGAGATGGTGCGTCACTGCCTGCGGACCTACGCCACCATAGACAAGACGCGAGACGCCGAGGCCTTGGTGGGACAGGTGCTGGTGAAACCCTACATGGACCAG GTGATCGTGGAAGACCTGGTGAAGGCAAACCCAAACGGTCTGCAGCTGATGTACTCCAGACTGCTGGAGTTTGTCCCTCACCACTGTAGACTGCTCCGGGAGGTGACCGGAGGGGCCGTCTCCAG TGACAAAGCTGACATGGTGCCAGGCTACGATTTCCTGGTCAACTCTGTGTGGCCCGAGATAATACGCGGCATAGAGGAGAGGATGGCCTACCTCTTCAACCCGGGCAACCCAGACGTATTCTATGAG CGGTACACGGCGAGCATGGAGTTTGTGCGACGGTTCGAGCGTCAGTGCAGCTCCCAGGCCAGCGTGAAGCGGCTGCGGGTCCACCCCACCTGCACCAGCTTCCACAGCAAGTGGAACTTGCCCGTCTACTTCCAGCTACG ATACAAGGAGATAGCTGGAAGTTTAGAGAACGCTATAAGTGATGGGCTAGAGGCCGCTCCAG cgGGCAGTGCGTACCACCTTAAGGTGTCTGAGGTGCTGTGGTCGTGCCTGAAGAGGTGCTGGTCAGACGGGATCTACATGGCGCCCCTGGTCCATCGCTTCTGGAAGATCACCCTGCAGCTCTACTCCAGATACTCCAAGTTCCTCCATGAG GTTCTCACCAAGACTCCCTGCCCTGAGGCCACCAAGGAGCCCGCCAGGCCCCTGCctagctccgcctcctccacctctagtCGCGCCTCATTGGATGAGGGGGGAAGCGAAGGCGGAattcctgcctctctctccaccaaaAAGCTGGTCTACATCGCGGCAGACATACAAAAGCTACAAGAGCAG ATTCCAGACTTGATGGAGATAGTCAGACAGAGGCTCGAGGCGGTCGGCTTCAAAAACTTCACTGTGATAGAAG CGGCCCTGGGGGACTCCAAGGCCTCTCTGTCCGGCAGCACCCCCACGCTCAACGCCCGCATGACCCAGCATCTGAGCGAGCGCTGCAGCCGCTACCTGAAGAGCGCCTCGGAGGTGCCCCGCCTCTACCGCCGGACCAACAAG GAAGTGCCGGTGCGCGCCTCAGCGTACATGGACAACGCCCTCCGTCCGCTGCATCAGTTGCTGACTGACTCCTCGGGTCTGGTCGACCCCGCTACGGCGCAAGACTGGCTACGTGTCACCCTGTGTGACTGCACACAACG GTACTATGAAACCATCTCGGAGGTGCTGAGCTCGGtgaggaagatggaggagagccTGAAGAGGCTGAAGCAGGCCCGGAAAGGGGCCGCCACGGTAACCACGACGGGGACCAACGGGGGGCTGACGGACGATGGCAAAATCCGCCTGCAGCTGACACTGGATGTGCAGTACCTgggagagcag